A stretch of the Rosa rugosa chromosome 5, drRosRugo1.1, whole genome shotgun sequence genome encodes the following:
- the LOC133708619 gene encoding ankyrin repeat-containing protein ITN1-like yields the protein MGEATKNYNLKVAEFDIVTKSIFKAVETGHVEFITQICKANPKLAKTLDEKTRSIYHFAIECRQEKIYSLIYGIKKEARKRTGRSVDNFNNNMLHAAGILSPLSQFDHLQGATLQMQRELQWFKEVESIVPFDKYECLNQTDKLTARELFTKNHKKLMDEAEISIKHMATSCTVVGALIATMMFAAAFTIPGGNNGNTGIPMFIDERLFLAFIVSDALSLVSSTTSVIIFLGLLTSRYAEDDFLKSLPKKIMIGLFTLFISIATMVTAFSSALVIMLHGNYSWIVIPSIILVSVPITSFVWVQFPLLLGTLISTYGPGIFDKDVQPWF from the exons ATGGGTGAAGCAACAAAGAATTACAATCTTAAAGTAGCTGAATTTGACATTGTGACAAAATCAATCTTCAAAGCTGTGGAAACAGGGCATGTTGAGTTTATTACTCAAATATGTAAAGCAAATCCAAAACTTGCTAAAACCTTGGATGAGAAAACTAGATCCATTTACCATTTTGCCATTGAATGTCGCCAAGAAAAAATTTATAGTCTAATATATGGGATTAAAAAGGAAGCCAGGAAAAGAACCGGACGTTCAGTAGACAATTTTAACAACAATATGCTACACGCTGCAGGAATTTTATCGCCACTTTCACAATTTGATCATCTTCAAGGTGCGACTTTGCAAATGCAGAGAGAACTACAATGGTTTAAG GAAGTGGAGAGCATTGTACCTTTCGACAAGTATGAATGTCTAAATCAAACAGATAAATTGACAGCTCGTGAACTATTCACCAAGAATCATAAAAAATTGATGGACGAGGCAGAAATCTCAATAAAACACATGGCAACTTCTTGTACGGTTGTTGGTGCTCTGATTGCTACCATGATGTTTGCTGCAGCATTCACGATTCCTGGTGGGAATAATGGTAATACAGGCATTCCCATGTTCATAGATGAAAGGCTGTTTCTGGCTTTTATAGTTTCAGATGCTTTATCACTCGTTTCTTCCACAACTTCAGTGATTATATTTTTGGGACTTCTCACATCACGTTATGCAGAAGACGACTTTCTCAAGTCCTTACCCAAAAAGATAATGATTGGTCTTTTCACTCTTTTTATCTCTATTGCCACTATGGTGACTGCATTTTCTTCTGCCCTTGTCATCATGTTACACGGAAATTATTCATGGATTGTCATTCCAAGCATTATTCTTGTGAGTGTTCCCATCACCTCATTTGTGTGGGTACAGTTTCCCCTCCTCCTAGGGACTCTGATTTCTACATATGGGCCAGGAATATTTGACAAGGATGTCCAACCTTGGTTTTAG
- the LOC133712166 gene encoding uncharacterized protein LOC133712166, producing MILQSVSASFDFSQPLFVHCPCGNFANTNTSWVRSSAAGRRRKQVLIAGFRRKDVRRKLGFTACAISPDGSGTNNMNIEIANSTRRAAKNLVLKRFSSELDALDEFSDESHIQMGSNFTSFQEDPFVDKLRTQLGVIHPMPSPPINRNIVGLFVFFFFVGVGFDKFWTSRKKGKRGSENGPREAWPQVPTSFSLFLEKDLQRKESVEWVNMVLGKLWKVYRAGLENWLIGLLQLVIDNLKKPDYVERVEIKQFSLGDEPLSVRNVERRTSRRVNDLHWVWRR from the exons ATGATCTTACAATCCGTTTCTGCGAGTTTCGACTTCTCGCAGCCTCTTTTTGTCCACTGCCCATGTGGAAATTTCGCCAATACAAACACCAGTTGGGTTCGTTCTTCAGCTgctggaagaagaaggaagcaGGTACTTATAGCCGGTTTTCGGCGTAAAGATGTTAGAAGAAAACTGGGTTTTACTGCTTGTGCGATTTCCCCAGATGGGTCGGGGACTAATAATATGAATATAGAGATTGCAAATTCAACTAGAAGGGCCGCCAAGAACTTGGTGCTGAAGCGTTTTTCAAGTGAATTGGATGCGCTCGATGAGTTTTCGGATGAGTCACATATTCAAATGGGTTCCAATTTCACAAGTTTTCAAGAAGACCCTTTTGTTGATAAGCTTAGGACTCAGCTAGGAGTCATACACCCAATGCCGTCGCCTCCGATAAACCGAAACATTGTGGGGTtgtttgtcttcttcttttttgtggGGGTTGGGTTTGACAAGTTCTGGACTTCAAGGAAGAAAGGCAAGCGGGGAAGTGAGAATGGTCCGAGGGAGGCGTGGCCGCAAGTGCCTACGAGCTTCTCATTGTTTTTGGAGAAGGATTTGCAGAGGAAGGAGTCGGTGGAATGGGTGAACATGGTTTTGGGGAAGCTCTGGAAGGTTTACAGAGCCGGGCTTGAGAATTGGCTCATTGGGTTGCTTCAGCTGGTCATTGATAATTTGAAGAAGCCTGACTATGTTGAGAGAGTTGAAATCAAGCAGTTTTCGTTGGGGGACGAACCATTGTCTGTTAGGAATGTCGAAAGGAGAACATCCCGTCGTGTCAATGATCTACA TTGGGTCTGGAGAAGATGA